One window of Leptospira wolbachii serovar Codice str. CDC genomic DNA carries:
- a CDS encoding class I SAM-dependent methyltransferase, producing the protein MSESIKYTSKNIAEFYSKNRIKWDDFYNSEKAIFENSIVDNKISVLDLGCGCGGLGIALKERFGVEDYTGIDIQNEAIELGKSLQPHANLYVDDIFNLQNESIKSRKFDLVVSLSCIDWNLNFDQTLGSAWNLVKDGGVFISTFRLTNAATVDDIKKSYQYINFEGKFEGEIAPYVVLNVNDLLGKLASLDPVELNANGYWGQPSKSAKTVYESLCFSAFAIRKKRFNEGSDFEMSLKLPLDLFRSNCT; encoded by the coding sequence ATGAGTGAAAGCATTAAATATACTTCAAAAAATATCGCTGAGTTCTATTCCAAGAATCGAATTAAATGGGATGATTTCTATAATTCGGAGAAGGCTATTTTTGAAAATTCTATAGTCGATAATAAAATTTCTGTTTTAGACCTTGGGTGTGGTTGCGGAGGACTTGGGATAGCCCTTAAGGAAAGGTTTGGTGTGGAAGATTACACGGGAATCGATATTCAAAATGAAGCGATTGAACTTGGTAAGTCATTGCAACCTCATGCAAATCTTTATGTTGATGATATCTTCAATTTACAAAATGAAAGTATCAAATCTCGCAAATTTGATTTAGTCGTTTCATTGAGTTGTATCGATTGGAATTTAAATTTTGATCAAACTTTGGGATCCGCTTGGAATTTAGTTAAGGATGGTGGGGTTTTTATTTCTACATTTCGCCTAACGAATGCTGCTACAGTTGATGATATAAAGAAGTCATACCAGTATATTAATTTTGAAGGAAAATTTGAGGGAGAAATTGCGCCTTACGTAGTTTTAAATGTAAATGATTTGTTAGGCAAGTTAGCTTCTCTTGACCCCGTTGAGTTAAATGCAAACGGTTATTGGGGACAACCTTCAAAATCTGCTAAAACTGTATATGAATCTTTATGTTTTTCGGCATTTGCTATTAGAAAGAAAAGGTTTAATGAGGGTTCAGACTTTGAGATGTCATTAAAGCTCCCTCTTGATTTATTTCGCTCCAATTGTACTTAG
- the rfbG gene encoding CDP-glucose 4,6-dehydratase, with the protein MTKSTFKDKKVIVTGHTGFKGSWLSLWLLSLGAKVVGISDVIPTNPSNFEVLDIAKDITDIRLDIRDADALKKVILKEKPDFLFHLAAQPLVRLSYKDPLLTYTSNVIGTANVLEALREYDKPCSVVMITSDKAYDNVEWVWGYRENDALGGSDPYSASKGAAELVIKSYIKSFFKGKDSNIKIGVARAGNVIGGGDWALDRIVPDAVTAWSRGETVQLRNPNATRPWQHVLEPLGGYLNLAMTLVSDDRVQGEAFNFGPPAENNHSVIELVKEMSLYWDKVKYEDISESYVGPHEAGLLKLNCDKALVYLQWKAVLGFKETVQFTAEWYKTYYTNSIEILKTTIAQIQQYQDIAKIRGLEWAQ; encoded by the coding sequence ATAACAAAATCAACATTCAAAGATAAAAAAGTAATTGTTACCGGACACACCGGTTTTAAGGGATCCTGGCTAAGTTTATGGTTGCTGAGCCTAGGGGCTAAGGTCGTAGGCATTTCCGATGTGATTCCAACAAATCCTTCTAATTTTGAAGTTCTAGATATTGCAAAGGACATAACTGATATTCGGTTAGACATTCGTGATGCTGATGCATTGAAAAAAGTCATTCTAAAAGAGAAACCAGATTTTTTATTCCATCTAGCCGCCCAGCCTCTGGTAAGATTATCCTATAAGGATCCACTTTTAACTTATACTTCTAACGTAATTGGCACTGCCAACGTTCTTGAAGCATTGAGAGAATATGACAAACCGTGTAGCGTTGTTATGATCACAAGTGATAAGGCCTATGACAATGTGGAGTGGGTTTGGGGTTATAGAGAAAATGATGCCTTAGGTGGATCTGACCCATACAGTGCTTCCAAAGGCGCAGCTGAACTGGTGATTAAATCCTATATAAAATCTTTTTTCAAAGGAAAAGATTCGAATATAAAAATTGGAGTCGCTCGTGCAGGGAACGTGATTGGTGGGGGGGACTGGGCCCTTGATAGAATTGTTCCGGATGCAGTGACTGCTTGGTCAAGGGGAGAAACTGTCCAACTCAGAAACCCGAATGCAACGAGGCCCTGGCAACATGTTTTAGAACCTCTCGGTGGATATTTGAATTTAGCCATGACATTGGTTTCTGATGATAGAGTGCAGGGAGAGGCTTTTAATTTTGGACCTCCAGCCGAAAATAACCATTCGGTAATCGAATTAGTAAAAGAAATGAGTCTTTATTGGGATAAGGTTAAGTATGAAGACATATCTGAAAGTTATGTGGGACCACATGAAGCAGGACTGTTGAAGCTAAACTGCGATAAGGCTTTGGTTTATCTCCAATGGAAAGCAGTGCTTGGATTTAAAGAGACGGTTCAGTTTACTGCAGAGTGGTATAAAACTTATTATACGAATTCAATTGAAATCTTAAAGACTACCATTGCACAAATTCAGCAATACCAAGATATTGCAAAAATCAGGGGATTGGAGTGGGCTCAGTGA
- a CDS encoding dTDP-4-dehydrorhamnose 3,5-epimerase, with protein sequence MTNIEVTPLKNIQTAGGNVMHGLRSSDKSFSGFGEAYFSWVDAGAIKAWKRHNKMIMNLIVPVGDVKFVFYDSHSDQFLVHVIGESNYSRITVPTGIWFGFQGLGTTKNLVLDIASIEHDPLETDRLDLTEIKYNWTEM encoded by the coding sequence TTGACAAATATTGAAGTTACACCATTAAAAAATATTCAAACGGCCGGTGGTAATGTTATGCATGGCTTAAGGAGCTCAGATAAGAGCTTTTCTGGATTTGGTGAAGCATACTTTTCATGGGTCGATGCCGGCGCAATAAAGGCTTGGAAACGCCATAACAAAATGATTATGAATCTGATCGTTCCAGTGGGCGATGTTAAATTTGTTTTCTATGATTCCCATTCCGACCAGTTTCTTGTTCATGTTATCGGAGAGAGCAATTACAGTCGAATTACGGTTCCAACAGGGATTTGGTTTGGGTTTCAGGGTTTAGGCACTACAAAAAATTTGGTGTTAGATATTGCTAGTATCGAGCATGATCCATTAGAAACCGATAGATTAGATCTTACGGAGATCAAGTATAATTGGACGGAAATGTGA
- a CDS encoding SDR family oxidoreductase — translation MSSILITGGFGLLGGRIARHLSANGSQVILGSRFKKEVPDWLETAEVQQMNWNDLSQLSAICDNVDIIVHSAGMSAEECAENPLAAFEFNTLGTMKLIEASKKSKKVKKFIYLSTVHVYKSPLEGLISEETCPNNLHPYASSHRSAEFGVLYANSAKVFRGYNLRLSNGFGAPTHPDVKCWKLLVNDLCRQAVENGVIKLNSTGIQKRDFIPIKNITSIIGKLVLKENDGASGLLNVGSGTGMTILEMSHQIQKRCHVLFGYTPELKVPKSEINETEKVFEYSIDRLRSLSLAEFCNIDEELDELLLFCKKNFG, via the coding sequence TTGAGCAGCATACTAATTACGGGTGGATTCGGTCTATTGGGAGGACGAATTGCACGACATCTATCAGCGAATGGTAGCCAGGTAATTTTAGGATCGAGATTCAAAAAAGAAGTTCCTGATTGGCTTGAAACCGCAGAAGTACAACAAATGAATTGGAATGACTTAAGTCAGTTGAGTGCAATTTGTGATAATGTTGATATCATCGTTCATTCTGCTGGGATGAGTGCTGAAGAATGTGCAGAAAATCCTTTAGCAGCATTTGAATTTAATACATTGGGAACCATGAAGCTCATTGAAGCTTCTAAAAAGTCAAAAAAGGTTAAAAAGTTCATTTACCTTTCAACAGTTCATGTTTATAAAAGTCCTCTTGAGGGTTTGATATCTGAAGAGACTTGCCCTAATAATCTACACCCTTATGCATCTTCCCATCGGTCTGCTGAATTCGGTGTGTTGTATGCAAATTCTGCGAAAGTCTTTCGTGGATATAATCTGAGGCTATCCAATGGATTTGGAGCTCCGACTCATCCTGATGTCAAATGTTGGAAACTTCTAGTGAATGATCTTTGCCGACAAGCCGTTGAAAATGGTGTAATAAAATTAAATTCCACTGGAATTCAAAAGAGAGATTTTATTCCGATAAAAAATATCACTTCTATCATCGGAAAATTAGTATTGAAAGAGAATGATGGTGCTTCCGGGCTACTAAATGTTGGTTCTGGTACTGGCATGACTATTTTAGAAATGTCACACCAGATTCAGAAGCGTTGTCATGTTTTGTTTGGATATACACCTGAATTAAAAGTACCAAAGTCAGAAATTAATGAAACAGAAAAAGTTTTTGAATATAGTATTGATCGATTAAGAAGTTTAAGCTTAGCCGAATTTTGCAATATCGACGAAGAATTGGATGAACTATTACTTTTTTGTAAAAAAAACTTTGGTTGA
- a CDS encoding glycosyltransferase family 2 protein translates to MSDDQPLVSIVVPTYNNGHLIYRAIDSIISQTFKNWEIIIIDNYSTDNTISLVEEYRGICNIKFFQIHNGGVIAKSRNLGIQNSSGDYIAFLDSDDWWLPTKLEKSINYLKSGSDIVYHDLRLFGKNGEFVFFNKAKTRNLKKPVSHDLIFNGNGINNSSVVVRKSILERVGFLSEEADLFAWEDFDYWIRISKITENFGRIPECLGFYWVGGGNVSNPKRTIKILEMIKSKFSSEYGSFYGKFNKYPSWIEYNMLVAKIELEELTFLDLVKSFKLITFDFKLKIGIKFLLDLITGKS, encoded by the coding sequence ATGTCTGATGATCAACCTTTAGTTTCCATTGTTGTTCCGACTTATAATAACGGACATTTGATTTATCGGGCAATTGACTCAATTATTAGCCAGACATTTAAAAATTGGGAGATAATAATTATTGATAACTATTCAACGGACAATACCATCTCTTTGGTTGAAGAGTATCGTGGAATCTGTAATATCAAGTTCTTTCAAATACATAATGGCGGTGTCATAGCAAAATCGAGAAATCTCGGAATTCAAAATTCTTCGGGTGATTATATTGCCTTTCTCGATTCAGATGACTGGTGGTTACCTACAAAACTTGAAAAATCGATAAATTATTTGAAATCCGGTAGTGATATAGTTTATCATGATCTTCGTTTGTTCGGGAAGAATGGTGAATTTGTTTTCTTTAATAAAGCAAAGACAAGAAATCTAAAAAAGCCTGTAAGTCACGATCTTATTTTCAATGGGAATGGGATCAATAACTCTAGCGTTGTCGTGAGAAAATCTATCCTTGAACGAGTTGGATTTCTTTCGGAGGAAGCTGATTTATTTGCTTGGGAAGATTTCGATTATTGGATCCGAATTTCAAAAATAACCGAAAACTTTGGAAGGATACCTGAATGTTTGGGTTTCTATTGGGTTGGTGGAGGCAATGTATCCAATCCGAAAAGAACTATAAAGATTCTCGAAATGATCAAATCAAAATTTAGTTCGGAGTATGGTTCGTTTTATGGCAAATTCAATAAATATCCAAGTTGGATTGAATATAACATGCTAGTTGCGAAAATTGAATTAGAAGAGCTGACCTTTTTGGATCTTGTTAAAAGTTTTAAATTAATAACTTTTGATTTTAAACTAAAGATTGGAATCAAATTTTTACTAGATTTAATTACTGGAAAATCCTGA